A single window of Bradyrhizobium daqingense DNA harbors:
- a CDS encoding NEL-type E3 ubiquitin ligase domain-containing protein: MDPFDAGQAQRGNGSTESSGREDREGEEAQWVGVLTHAVLAADDPANLGDSAPAEGGHDQMLEEWAAEEGQNPLEDRQEAVRRVNAWNQGDLNLAMLRLTSLPPLPAGLHSLDASFNRLTSLPETLPDALNSLNVNGNQLVSLPALPAGLALLDVWSNRLTSLPETLPAALEGLNVGNNQLTSLPEALPARLESLDVSVNQLTSLPETLPASLGSLDVGVNQLTSLPETLPTSLGRLYLNDNQLTSLPTGLLTQLGAAAEVVVSGNPLPQEMLMNLDTIQSTDGYAGPRVVFDLSETHEDQWEDAAVAPFPLETVAAESLPEAVADWLNGDPKEGDPEVVAKWQSFAEEPGAQQYADFLNGLRNTVNSGNEGFQQGVANDLRQAAANPQLRAQYFQLALDANESCADRRTLTWNGMQTARLIANVENGLYDNNEGVAALVDLGRVMFRLEALGGIAREKVQSLRTGGTINNVDEIEVYLAYQATLRERLGLQHIAPDMNYFYDSHLTEEDIDRAETSVRSKEATGFADYLATDWKPWDDVVLRIEPEHHATMEEKLADALEEEFPGRLKQKLVEAGLIGAEADVVADAEREFGPQVSKDIAREIKGALRDTVLNKRGLSL, encoded by the coding sequence ATGGATCCCTTTGATGCAGGGCAGGCTCAGCGCGGTAATGGCAGCACCGAATCTTCCGGCCGCGAGGACCGGGAAGGTGAGGAGGCGCAGTGGGTTGGAGTCTTGACCCACGCGGTGCTCGCCGCTGACGATCCGGCAAATCTCGGGGATTCTGCTCCTGCGGAGGGGGGGCACGACCAGATGCTGGAGGAGTGGGCTGCCGAAGAGGGGCAGAACCCGCTCGAGGATCGACAAGAGGCTGTAAGGCGAGTGAATGCTTGGAATCAGGGCGATCTGAATCTTGCAATGCTGCGCCTCACCAGCCTGCCTCCACTTCCAGCCGGGCTCCACTCGCTCGACGCGTCCTTCAACCGGCTGACCAGTCTGCCCGAGACTCTCCCTGACGCGCTCAATTCGCTCAATGTTAATGGGAATCAGTTGGTCAGCTTGCCCGCGCTTCCGGCCGGGCTCGCCTTGCTGGACGTGTGGAGCAATCGGCTCACCAGCCTGCCTGAGACCCTCCCGGCCGCGCTCGAGGGCCTCAACGTCGGCAACAACCAATTGACGAGCCTGCCCGAGGCCCTCCCGGCCAGGCTCGAAAGCCTTGACGTTAGTGTAAACCAATTGACGAGCCTGCCCGAGACTCTCCCGGCCAGTCTCGGAAGCCTTGACGTTGGTGTAAACCAATTGACGAGCCTGCCCGAGACTCTCCCGACCAGTCTCGGAAGACTTTACCTTAACGATAACCAGCTAACCAGCCTACCCACGGGCTTGCTAACGCAGTTGGGGGCTGCTGCGGAGGTGGTTGTGTCTGGCAATCCGCTGCCCCAGGAGATGCTGATGAACCTGGACACAATCCAAAGTACCGATGGGTATGCCGGCCCGAGGGTCGTCTTTGATTTGTCTGAGACGCACGAAGATCAGTGGGAGGACGCCGCCGTTGCGCCGTTTCCTCTCGAGACAGTAGCTGCGGAGTCTCTTCCCGAGGCAGTAGCGGACTGGCTCAACGGGGATCCGAAGGAGGGCGATCCCGAGGTGGTGGCCAAGTGGCAGAGCTTTGCAGAAGAACCCGGTGCCCAGCAATACGCAGACTTCCTCAACGGGCTGCGGAATACCGTGAACTCTGGGAACGAAGGATTCCAGCAGGGGGTGGCCAATGATCTGCGGCAGGCAGCGGCCAACCCGCAATTGCGCGCGCAGTACTTCCAGCTTGCTCTTGACGCCAACGAGAGCTGCGCGGATCGCAGAACTTTGACCTGGAACGGCATGCAAACCGCGCGCCTGATCGCCAACGTCGAGAACGGGCTCTATGACAATAACGAGGGGGTAGCGGCCCTCGTTGATCTAGGCCGTGTCATGTTCCGCTTGGAGGCACTGGGGGGGATCGCGCGCGAGAAGGTCCAATCGCTCCGCACAGGCGGCACCATCAACAACGTCGACGAAATCGAGGTCTACCTTGCCTATCAGGCCACGCTGCGCGAGCGGCTGGGGCTGCAGCACATCGCCCCGGACATGAACTACTTCTACGACTCTCACCTCACCGAGGAAGACATTGACAGGGCTGAGACGTCTGTGCGGAGCAAGGAGGCGACGGGGTTCGCCGACTATTTGGCGACGGACTGGAAACCTTGGGACGATGTGGTGCTCCGCATTGAACCGGAACACCATGCCACGATGGAGGAAAAGCTCGCCGATGCCTTGGAGGAGGAGTTCCCGGGCCGACTGAAGCAAAAGCTCGTTGAAGCGGGACTGATCGGCGCTGAGGCCGATGTCGTTGCGGATGCCGAGCGGGAGTTCGGACCCCAGGTCAGCAAGGACATCGCTCGCGAGATCAAGGGTGCTCTGAGGGACACGGTGCTCAACAAACGCGGCCTCAGTCTGTGA